The genomic stretch acatgtacacccatggctgattcatgtcaatgtatggcaaaaccaatacaatattataaagtaattagcctccaattaaaattttaaaaatggctgcCTGTTGTTAATGACAATCAGCAGGTTGCACTCACCATTATTTGGCAGATACATCCTTGTACACTGCTGTAACTTTATAGCcttttttggaagaaaatcaGCCAGCAATCTCACGCACAAAATcctaaaacataatttaaaaggtCTTACTATTTCTAAAATTTAGAGGCTTATGGTTAAAACAGAATGAAGCAAAGTCTGTAGGCAAACTTCAGAATTCTCCCTCATTCCCCATGCACTGCTAGGAACTGGACAGGTGCTTTAAGACTTTTCTGCTGCTCCTTACATCTGTCCCTCAAATCCTCTTACAGGGCCCTCAGAGAAACCACTACCTTTCTCTGACatgtaaaagttaaataacttggcACTGAAAAGCAGGGTTCAGAAATTCTGAAAATGCTATTTCCCATaagtgatatatattttaaaaaatagaaaaactttcCCTTCAGCTTTACAACAGGCTAAAAGGGTTTCTGTGATCTCTAGGAAACCATTCTTTGTAAATGAGCTTGAAGCATCACACTGTCCCTCATCATGCTATCGCTCTCTGCACTTCATGATGATACAAATGATGGTCAGGCATCAACTCCTTTTGTCTTTTATGAGCTACGTTGAGGCTCTTAGAAGGTCACTGCACTCGAAAGACGTGGACTCACCTGACCCAGTCTCTGTGGCTCAGGACATGTTTCCTGGAGCACTCAGTGACCAAGTTGTGACCTCAAGCAACAAAAAGCAGGCACATTCACAAGACTGAGGACTGCAAGAAGTTCGATATATTAGATCTCAGAGTACACAGTAAGGAATGACAGGAGACTCAAGATATAAGAAGGGGCATCAGACCACGTTAAGGAATGTGGTTTGTACTTTCTCTTGGAGGAATGGGACAGGGATGAACAGGAGCTTCTGCTGACTTCCACTACTTCCACACAACTCAGTGGCTGACGTGGACTGCGGAGTCCATATAGAGAGTACAACTCTCATATAGAGGGTACAACTCTACCTCTTCAGCATCAGTAccacccgcccccgcccccaccaagcACCTCTAACCCACCCACTTTCCCAAGCTGCAGGAGCAGGTCCCTAAATCTTCTAGTAttatcaaagaagaaaataaaggactGAGTCGGCCCTCAGCTGACTGCCCAACTGTATCATCAGTATGAGAGGTCTGTAAGGGAAACTGGCCATTGGTTCTGTATGACCTTTTCTAGATGGGGTCCGGGTAAGAGGTAAGAAGATACAGAGCTTGGAAGCTGCAGGGAAATGTATAATGTTAAAAATTCAATCTAATCATTTTTTCAAATGTCAGTGATTCCACGCTATAGAGAGAACAGGGATTTCTAACTGATTTTAAATTAGGTGACTGCTACTGATAAATGGAAGATGAAAGTTTACCATGGCCATTTGTTAGCAGGTCTGCATGAGTCCAAGTGCTATTTGCCCTCATCTAATCTTATTCTGCtcttcctgggaagcccaaggtagcCATGAGATAAAGGGCAGTGTTAGGTGAACAATGGTAAGAAGCCATTCTAGGTTCTTCCTCCCCACCTTCTGGAGTCAGGCACTTTTATTTCAGTCACTGCGAGATCACAGAGAGGCAAGTTGTATTTCCACAGGGAGCTAAAGCACTATGCTGATCTTAACAGGCAAATCCAAGTCCTATCTGGTCCCAAGTTAATCACTAGTACGTGTCAAAAACTACCTAAATAAACACACTTTAGGTGACTTTCTAATAGACAAAAGAAAATCAAGGATTTTCTTAACCAAATATCAAGGATTTTCTTAACCAAATATAGTGGTTTGAGTACTGGGAAAGTAAATACAGGAATGGTTTTAGTTAATGGCATAGCTGACATCTGGCTTTCATTTTTTCTGCACATGGCAGATGTCTAAAGATTCTTTCACTTATGGGAGTTTTCATGACATCCATCCACGTTTCTACCTCTTGAAATTTTTCTTAGTGGCCTGCCAGCATTTAagaccaaaacaaaaatataatgggTCCCTATTGTGTGTCATGCACTGTACCAGGTGCCAGGATATTTACCCAAAGTCCTGGAAACCCCAAAACACAATGCAAAAGgacatatcagaaaaataaataaaattccagtCTCAATATCCTATTAACATAAACTTTTCAGCTGTATTTGGTCATGAAGTCTTACATTACTTACAAGGTAATTGCTGTTATAAAAAAGGGATAGGTCATTAATAGTCTCATTTTCCAAAACCTATTTGATACATGCTCTAAATTACGCTACATCCAACAAAGTGTGCACTTTGAACTtgcacacagaaaaactatattcATACAGAATGCATTCTAACTCTTGAAATAATTGTACCTGTAAGTCATAGTTTGAGATAGAATACATAGGCTTATCATGTTTATTGCTGTTGAATTTCAGAAGGGGAGCTAAGAAATTTATAGAAACTAGAAGGTTTGGCATtaatgaagtcaagtggcctcttGAACTTTAAACTTCCACATCACAATATGAAGCTGGTTCTAAGATAAGAAATAGAATAAATTCTCTCCTAAGGACGGACCTGAATCTCTGATTGCTCAGAAGCTGAGTTAACTGGAGACCATGGCGTTTGATGGTACTTGGAAGGTAGACAGAAATGAGAACTATGAAAAGTTCATGGAAAAAATGGGTAAGTGCTTAATACTTTAACagcttgttcttttgtttttcacagaCATCTTTAACTCCTTCTAAACCTCAAGGCTTAGGCAATGGCACCTGTTGTGCTGGTGAGGATCAAGAAAGTGTGCTGGTTCagtgtagggaaaaccacactcTCACTTCTTACATTAGAAAGAATACACTCTCACCAGTGGAAGAAAAGATTTTGGGGCACTGTTCTCTAAAACACAAAAAACATCCAGATATGTTTCATTTATGTTAACTGGTGACTGAAAATTgaatggttttttgtttgttttctgtttgtttagaaAGTAAAATATGGCAAAGCATAATGATAACtttcatactttaaaatattaaattctagGGGGTGGGAAAGCAAAGGCCATTTAATAgagcaatgaaaacaaatgagactTAATTCTCTTGCTCTGGCTTGCAGAGCTTTTGGAATGCTCTCATGACAGCATGTAGTTTCTACAGAAGTTTTAATTTAACAGATTTGAATATCTACACCACTACTCTGGCAGCCCATACACTGAACACTATGGGCAAAAAGATTGGTCATtccctaaaaataaaaatctgcatcAATTATATCCTGTAGTTTAGGAATTCCAAGTTCACATTTCTTATAATAATGAATTTGAATGTAATATTTGctaattttctcatttctgtgATAGAAATACcacaaaaaacaaagagaattatgaaattaaaaattttaaagccatgGAAAGCAAAgggacattaaaaaagaaagtgtacCATCCATGTGGAATTAAAGTAGTATAtccttataaatatataaatgtacttTCTTAATCCTTCATTTGATATCCCtggaattttatttacttaacattgaaacaaaaatatttataatttttttaaaaattactcagtTCTAAGATTCTACAATTCTAtgcttcatttaattttttttcagttttagaaaaataGTTTGATATGATTGAGCTTGAACTTTTTCTACAGAAGCAATCTGAATGCTCTTGTGCAAAGGCAATATGATCAGGTATTCCTCTTCACCCACAAAATATTAACTGGTTAATTAACTAGTTAAAACAGAACTTGGAAAAGTAGCAGCTTCCATGgcattttgactttatttcctCCAATCTCTTTCCCTTTGCAGGTATTAATGTGGTGAAAAGGAAGCTTGCAGCTCATGATAATTTGAAACTGATAATTACCcaagaaggaaataaattcaCAGTCAAAGAATCAAGCACTTTTCGAAgcattgaaattatttttgagcTTGGTGTCACTTTTAATTACAGCCTCGCAGACGGAACTGAACTCAGTGTAAGAAATTTTTTATAAGCAAAGCATTCCTGATTTTTCTACATACTACAAAAATAATCTCTGTTTTCTTCCACTGGATCGCTTAATGAATGTAGGTCTCCTTCATTTACTGAAGCAGTCAGTGGAGTTTGTCCATATTAAACATCATACAAGTTAGCAgagtatttaaaaatgttttgattttcataCGTATCTATTAAAGAACCTGgattaaacaattagaaaaatatcCTTTGAATGACTGAGTATACACCTATTTCATAAAGAAAATTTCAGTGTTTTCAACATATCTGACAGCAATAAAAGCTTCTAGAGCTATCTAACTTAAATATAATAGACATGTAattgaaatgataaaataaatgaataaattagtgaATGAAGGTGTGACCAAATAGAAAGGTCCAATGTTACAATGTAGGTCTCTGGGAATTCACTTTTTACTATTTAAGatagaaaattttaagatataaaatgGGGTCACATTTTTCAACtggtttttaataaaatgtttccaCTTAGAACTTTTCTGGTTAAATTAAACATGTTTGCAATGACAATTAAGCTGCCAAATATTTTATCAATTATGGCTGCATTTTAACTGTTAACcacaaatacataaattaaatcaAGCACAAGCTTGTTAACTTCTCTGTGAAACTAATATGAACCATGATTAAACTTAGAACACTCTTTTTAATGTGAATGACTTAGTAAAGAGAAGTCCCAATTATCTGCCTTACGATTCAGCATTTGGAAACTACAGAGCAAGATGGTTACCAGCATGTACTCTAGAGCCCCAGTAATCTAGGTGCAAGCTTGGCTTTGTGACTTTAATTACTGtatttcagttttttcatctgtggaATGGAGATAAACATATTTACTTCATAGGGTTACAGTGAAGTTTGAAGAAGTAGATCTGTAGGCCTCAGAACAGTGCCAGACACATCTAAGACCcttaaaagtgtttttttattattattattattttgaaatcttaCACAGGGGGCGTGGGCCCTGGAGGGAGATAAACTTGTCGGAAAATTTAAACGGTTGGACAATGGAAATGAACTAAACACTGTCCGAGAAATTATAGGTGGCGAAATGGTCCAGGTGAGTTATTTtccaaagacaaaaataattacATAGCAATGATTTTTATCTGGGGGGTTGCTGAGTTAAATCATCAATAAACAGACTATTACTTTTCTCATAAAtcttactgaattttaaaatataggtatTTTCTGATGCCTATTTGAAGAGAACTTATGTACGTCAACACATTGAGCCTATTTTAACTGAAAATGTGACTACAAaccaaaacatatttttaaatgaatgtctCCTCTATCTGTATAAAATTTggctatcaagaaaaaaaatacattctgaaGCTAAATTCtactaatatttttcttaattgagCCTCTAATCTTAATGTCAAATTCTTCTTTGTTTGTGAACACCTTTCAGACTTACACATATGAAGGTGTGGAAGCCAAGAGGATTTTCAAAAAGGAATGAGCACTGTTCCTGGAGCACCACCCAGAACACAGATTAGACGGAAAATCTGTATTGAACCAGAAATGCTTTCCTCTCCTCATCTGGTATAAAGTTGCTGATTGACTAGGTCTTTTATAAGCATTGGTGAATGGCTTATATTTCCAGTCTCACCAAAGAAAAACATGTAAAAGCTAATTAGGATATAACTTGTCTTACATTTTCTAAGATGTATTTACTGGTGTTCTAAAAgaatgtgacattttaaaaaacatatgaaTAAACATTGTTCCCACATTGCTTTAAAAGtagtctctcttaaaaaaaaaaaagacatatgccTTAATAGACTGTTTTGGGTTTTTCCCCACATTTGGTAAATTAAAGACATATACTGCATGGGGGTCTTTATAATCTTGTACTGGTAAATATTTCCCTTAGcaacatttattataaaaataatacatatttaaccAGAAAGTTTAGaactaagaaaaacaaatgcaaaataaatctTTCCATAACCCATAAGCCAGAGAAAATCACTATTCTGATTTTAATAGAGATCCTCCATCTTCTTCTCTGGCTGTGGATTTGTGTATTTCTCCATACATACAGACCATTCTGAACAAAACGACAGGAAACAAATGATGTGCTAAGGTaaagtgcattttatttttctacattgcCAGTGATTCCCAGACCTGGGTAAGCAGCATGATCATCTGAGAAACTTAAGAACTGTTTGCATGCTTAATCTCTACCATTATCCTATTAGATCAGAATCTATGAAAACAGAACCAGGGATTTTAGAGAACTCCCAAGTGGTTCTGATGCAGCAGGTACACTAACCAGTCTTTGAGAACAAGTGGGCTATCAGGCACCAAAAATGTCATCTTCAAATATCACCTCTCCCCTTTTATTCATAAACACATACACTGACAGTTTTTCAGGTTCCCAAAAGTTTTCTTTCACTCATATACTCATATAATATACTACTTTATGTATTTCAACCAATTCCATTTTAGGTCGGTGTGTATACAGGGCGCAGAGGTGGTAAATCTTTTAAGCATTTGGCTCTACGGACTTTTGTTTTGACTATTTTTCACATTGGTGAAggtaatagctaacatttatataGTTCTTACCAAGTtccaggtactgttctaagcTGTATATAAACATGGCACATACATTACAatgtagaaagaaaaatgtttgtgtACATGTTGAAGATGAACAGATTAAAGAATATAATCTTTTACAAAAACAAGAACTTAAATCCACTGTTCATTTTATAACTTTATTAAAATCTTCACATTGAAAACAGTAACTACTTAGATTTTTCACACACTTTCTAGAAATAAAGTTTCAAAGTGCTTCTACCTCTAGGATCTTGTCTACATATGTGAAGTAGGAAAAGGGCAGGAATTAATTTCATCTGACAGTGGAAAATCTATAGTATAGAGTTTATTCGCTTGTCTAATGTTGCAGAGTCCATAAGGAACACAGGAATTAAATGTAGGTCTTGGCTCTTAGTACATTATCATCTATGCTATTACTCAGCCTACTATAAAGAAATattatctttagaaaaaaaaaacacacaaaaaaccctTAATTCCTTCGTGGCACCCAAGAATAGCACTCCAAAGGAGTCAGGGCAGACTGTAAAACAATGGCAATTAAGTGGTTAGGCACTTACCTATTTCTAGCCTTATTGCAGGCTCACTTTTTTTTGGTTAATAATTTACATCCTTTCTTAGCACTAAATCTCCACTATTTATTAGTACTGGAGAGCAGCGTATTGTTTGCTAAGTGACTGCCATTGTTATAACCTCTCTCTGGGAAACTGACCTTGATATCGTGCCAACTGAAAGGACCTAGAGAGGGCGTCTGACCCAACAGCAACATCTCTAACACAGTCTGGCCAGTTTATGAACTCTGTGCAGAacgaacaacaacaaactgaacCTAGAATGAATTTCAGAGATACACAATAATTGGTAGAAGGAAAAAGGTTTCAAGAGGACAGAGAGGGCAGACAGTAAGTAAAAACCATGAGTACAAGAAGCTATGAGCAAGCAAGAGCCGCAGGGTAAACTGCAGAATACCCGGAGCAGTTA from Capricornis sumatraensis isolate serow.1 chromosome 7, serow.2, whole genome shotgun sequence encodes the following:
- the FABP2 gene encoding fatty acid-binding protein, intestinal, which produces MAFDGTWKVDRNENYEKFMEKMGINVVKRKLAAHDNLKLIITQEGNKFTVKESSTFRSIEIIFELGVTFNYSLADGTELSGAWALEGDKLVGKFKRLDNGNELNTVREIIGGEMVQTYTYEGVEAKRIFKKE